One genomic segment of Amycolatopsis sp. Hca4 includes these proteins:
- a CDS encoding PH domain-containing protein, translating to MSAGEIELLPGERVLWAGEPVHRPLYVAADGVIAPAGLVLAAAALWYLLTQQPNGLVPAAAVVALVLGLYGAVGRSVLRYLALGRTTYAVTDSRIIARSGLFRQRERSSELAGLPAPALKAGPSRTGTLSFGGPGTVTLIGVGEPKRVRDLLTKAIDEAKARQAPPEAGSSAA from the coding sequence ATGTCAGCAGGGGAAATCGAGCTGTTGCCCGGTGAGCGCGTGCTCTGGGCCGGCGAGCCGGTCCACCGTCCGCTCTACGTGGCCGCGGACGGGGTGATCGCCCCCGCCGGGCTCGTCCTCGCAGCCGCCGCGCTTTGGTACCTGCTCACGCAGCAGCCGAACGGACTCGTTCCGGCCGCCGCGGTCGTCGCTCTGGTGCTCGGCCTCTACGGTGCCGTCGGGCGGTCGGTCCTGCGGTACCTCGCGCTCGGGCGCACCACCTACGCGGTCACCGACAGCCGGATCATCGCGCGGTCCGGGCTGTTCCGGCAGAGGGAACGCTCCAGCGAGCTGGCCGGCCTGCCCGCGCCGGCGCTCAAGGCGGGCCCGTCGCGCACCGGGACCCTCTCCTTCGGCGGCCCGGGAACGGTGACGCTGATCGGCGTCGGCGAGCCCAAGCGCGTCCGCGACCTGCTCACCAAGGCGATCGACGAGGCCAAGGCCCGCCAGGCCCC